The following nucleotide sequence is from Ensifer adhaerens.
AGAGCGCCGTAAAAACTCTCGCCAGAGGGGCCCGGCACCAGTGTTCGACCCGCGATCCGATGTCTGGACGGCGGGCACGCTTGACTAATTAGCAGTGTCGGGCGGAACGTCAAGGGGGCCGCCACTCGCTTTGCTGGTGGATCGCCAAACGGTTGTTACCAAGCCCTGTCTTAGTCCGGCTGCCGCACCAAGCGTCGCCACCGATTCATTCGCAAAACTTATGGTTCCATATGCACTCGGCAATGGATCGGCCGCGATGAATGTGGCATGGCGTGGGCAACTTATCGAAGGCACTTACATGACCGTGATCACCGCTCCCATAACCGCCCCGAACGCCGCTCGTACCGGCGTGCTCATCATGCTCTTGGGCATGCTGATGTTTTCGCTAAACGACGTTATGGGCAAATGGCTGGTGGCGACCTACTCGGTCAGCCAGTTGATGGTGATCCGAAGCGTTGCGGCACTTCTGTTCCTGTCGCCCTTCATTTTCAGGCGCGGCCTGCGCTCAATGTTCCAGGTCGAGCGCCCTGGCCTCCAGGCCCTTCGCTCGCTGCTCTTTGCCATCGACGCTTCCGCCTTTTATTTCGCGGTCGCCTACATGCCGCTCGCCGATACCATGACCTACTGGCTGGCGGCGCCGATCTATGTGGCGGCGGCCTCGCCGTTCCTGCTTGGCGAAAAGGTTGGCTGGCGGCGCTGGACGGCGATCCTCATCGGCTTTGCCGGCGTCTTGATCGCGCTCGAGCCCTCCAAGGAAAGCCTCGGCCTTCCGGCCTTGATTGCGCTTGCCGGCAGCACCGCCTTCGCATTTGCCCTCATGCTCGGTCGCACGCTC
It contains:
- a CDS encoding DMT family transporter; amino-acid sequence: MTVITAPITAPNAARTGVLIMLLGMLMFSLNDVMGKWLVATYSVSQLMVIRSVAALLFLSPFIFRRGLRSMFQVERPGLQALRSLLFAIDASAFYFAVAYMPLADTMTYWLAAPIYVAAASPFLLGEKVGWRRWTAILIGFAGVLIALEPSKESLGLPALIALAGSTAFAFALMLGRTLRSTPDTTLVFWQIVGALIFSLVGVAANPSGWAPVDGEALLQLGALGIVAMLAHILVNRSLKLADAATVVPLQYTLLFWAVVFGWFFFGDTPRPTVLVGAALIVASGLFIFFREQQLKKRSAKA